A region of Geobacillus sp. 46C-IIa DNA encodes the following proteins:
- a CDS encoding cation diffusion facilitator family transporter, which produces MHHHAHGHCGHHRHGREGNRKGLAIALGITTSIMVLEFVGGLVTNSLALLSDSGHMLSDAASLLLSLVAVWLAAKPASPKKTYGLYRFEILAALVNGITLAVIAAWIIWEAAGRLVNPPNVASGPMMAVAAVGLLANLASAWVLMHKGDVKGNVNVRSAYLHVLGDALGSVGAMVAGLIMWLFGWYLADPLISMFVAVLILRGAFAVVWQTVHILMEGTPAAIDQTEVKTALSGIEGVLDVHDLHIWTITSGLDSLSCHLLIEDGRDAQAILQQAIDLVETRFHIRHATIQIEMPHIRHGEMEV; this is translated from the coding sequence ATGCACCACCATGCGCACGGCCATTGTGGCCATCATCGCCATGGCAGAGAAGGAAATCGAAAAGGGTTAGCGATCGCTCTTGGCATAACGACAAGTATTATGGTTCTTGAATTTGTCGGCGGGCTCGTAACGAACAGCCTTGCCCTTCTCTCGGATTCGGGACATATGCTTAGCGATGCCGCTTCGCTTCTGCTGAGTCTAGTGGCAGTATGGTTGGCGGCCAAGCCTGCCTCTCCAAAGAAAACGTACGGATTGTATCGGTTCGAGATTTTAGCAGCGCTCGTCAACGGGATAACATTGGCGGTGATTGCCGCTTGGATTATTTGGGAAGCAGCAGGGAGATTGGTGAATCCTCCGAACGTAGCGAGCGGGCCGATGATGGCCGTAGCTGCCGTTGGATTGTTGGCGAATCTGGCGAGCGCTTGGGTGTTGATGCATAAAGGAGATGTCAAGGGGAATGTCAATGTCCGCAGCGCGTATTTGCACGTGCTCGGTGATGCGTTAGGTTCGGTCGGTGCGATGGTGGCGGGGCTTATCATGTGGCTGTTTGGCTGGTATTTGGCCGATCCGCTCATTTCCATGTTTGTGGCCGTTTTGATTTTAAGAGGCGCGTTCGCTGTCGTTTGGCAGACGGTGCACATTTTAATGGAAGGAACGCCTGCTGCCATCGACCAGACGGAAGTGAAAACGGCGCTTTCGGGCATTGAGGGGGTGTTGGATGTCCACGATTTGCATATTTGGACGATCACCTCAGGTCTTGATTCGTTAAGCTGCCATCTGCTTATTGAAGATGGCCGCGATGCCCAAGCGATTTTGCAGCAGGCGATTGATTTGGTGGAAACCCGCTTTCATATTCGCCATGCGACCATTCAAATCGAAATGCCGCACATCCGCCATGGGGAGATGGAAGTGTGA
- a CDS encoding YbjQ family protein, translated as MIVTTTHTIEGKEIEAYFGIVAGEVILGANVVRDFLASITDIIGGRSGTYESKLAEGRELAIREMVNKAAKLGANAVIGVDLDFETLRDGMMMCIATGTAVKVK; from the coding sequence GTGATTGTTACGACCACCCATACCATTGAAGGAAAAGAAATTGAAGCGTATTTCGGCATTGTGGCGGGGGAAGTCATTTTAGGCGCCAATGTCGTTCGCGATTTTCTCGCCAGCATTACCGATATCATCGGCGGACGGAGTGGGACGTATGAAAGCAAGCTGGCCGAGGGAAGAGAATTAGCCATTCGCGAAATGGTGAATAAAGCAGCGAAGCTCGGGGCGAACGCGGTCATTGGCGTTGATCTCGATTTTGAAACATTGCGTGATGGCATGATGATGTGCATTGCGACCGGGACGGCAGTGAAGGTGAAATAG
- a CDS encoding assimilatory sulfite reductase (NADPH) flavoprotein subunit — translation MQLQVTNSPFSQEQIELLNRLLPTLTPPQKLWLSGYLAAAETAVSVLDAEAPTLFAGGGKPISKEVTVLYGSQTGNAQKLAEKAGKALKERGFEVKVSSMLDFKPNELKKVETLLIVVSTHGEGDPPDNAVSFYEFLHSKRAPKLDHLRFSVLALGDTSYEHFCQTGKDFDKRLEELGGERFYPRVDCDVDYEEAAAKWLDGVLGELSKQANANGGAAPLLSAVAAAPKAEPAVVYSRKNPFPAEVLENINLNGRGSNKETRHLELSLEGSGLKYEPGDALGIFPKNDPELVDLVIQEMKWNPEETVTIDKDGEVRSLKEALTSHFEITVLTKALLQKLAPLSKNSALQELVAPGNEAKLKEYAKGRDLLDALRDFGPWDAAPQQVISILRKMPPRLYSIASSLAAYPDEVHLTIGAVRYESYGRLRKGVCSTFCAERIQIGDTLPVFIQPNPNFKLPKDPSTPIIMVGPGTGVAPFRAFMQEREATGANGKSWLFFGDQHFVTDFLYQTEWQAWLKSGVLTKMDVAFSRDREEKVYVQHRMLERSKELFGWLEEGAVVYICGDKQHMARDVHQTLIDIIEKEGGMSREQAEAYLTEMQKQKRYQRDVY, via the coding sequence TTGCAGCTGCAAGTAACTAACAGTCCGTTTAGCCAGGAGCAGATCGAGCTCCTGAACCGTTTGTTGCCGACGTTGACGCCGCCGCAAAAGCTTTGGCTGAGCGGGTATTTGGCCGCGGCCGAGACCGCAGTGAGCGTTCTCGATGCCGAGGCGCCGACGCTGTTTGCCGGGGGCGGCAAGCCGATTTCGAAAGAGGTGACTGTTCTTTACGGTTCACAAACCGGCAACGCGCAAAAGTTGGCGGAAAAAGCCGGCAAAGCGCTCAAGGAGCGCGGCTTTGAGGTGAAAGTGTCGTCGATGCTTGATTTTAAGCCGAACGAATTAAAGAAAGTGGAGACGCTGCTCATTGTTGTGAGCACGCATGGGGAAGGCGATCCGCCGGACAACGCTGTGTCGTTTTACGAATTTCTTCACAGCAAACGGGCGCCAAAACTGGATCATCTCCGCTTCTCCGTCCTTGCGCTCGGCGATACGTCATATGAGCATTTTTGCCAGACAGGGAAAGATTTTGATAAGCGGTTGGAAGAGCTTGGGGGAGAACGGTTTTATCCGCGCGTCGACTGTGATGTGGACTATGAAGAAGCGGCGGCGAAATGGCTCGATGGCGTGCTTGGCGAGTTGAGCAAACAAGCAAACGCCAACGGTGGAGCGGCTCCGCTCTTGTCGGCTGTGGCTGCGGCGCCGAAAGCCGAACCTGCCGTCGTCTACTCGCGGAAAAACCCGTTTCCAGCCGAAGTGTTGGAAAACATTAACTTAAACGGCCGCGGTTCGAATAAAGAAACGCGTCATCTCGAATTGTCGCTTGAAGGATCGGGCTTGAAATATGAGCCGGGCGATGCGCTTGGCATTTTCCCGAAAAACGATCCGGAGCTTGTTGACCTTGTCATCCAAGAAATGAAATGGAATCCGGAAGAAACAGTAACGATCGATAAGGATGGAGAAGTGCGGTCGCTGAAAGAAGCGCTCACGTCTCATTTTGAAATTACCGTTTTGACGAAAGCTCTTCTCCAAAAGCTGGCGCCGCTATCGAAAAACAGCGCGCTTCAAGAGCTTGTTGCTCCGGGCAATGAGGCGAAATTAAAAGAATATGCTAAGGGCCGCGACTTGCTCGATGCACTGCGCGATTTTGGCCCGTGGGACGCTGCGCCGCAACAAGTCATTTCCATCTTGCGGAAAATGCCGCCGCGCCTATATTCGATCGCGAGTAGCTTAGCCGCGTATCCGGATGAAGTGCATTTGACGATCGGTGCGGTCCGTTATGAGTCTTACGGCCGCCTGCGCAAAGGGGTGTGCTCGACGTTTTGTGCCGAGCGCATTCAAATCGGCGATACGCTGCCGGTCTTTATTCAACCGAATCCGAACTTCAAGCTGCCGAAAGATCCGTCGACGCCGATCATTATGGTGGGACCGGGCACGGGGGTAGCGCCGTTCCGCGCCTTTATGCAAGAGCGCGAGGCGACAGGGGCGAACGGAAAATCATGGCTTTTCTTTGGCGATCAGCATTTTGTGACTGACTTCCTGTATCAAACGGAATGGCAAGCATGGCTGAAAAGCGGTGTGCTCACCAAAATGGATGTCGCCTTTTCACGCGATAGAGAGGAAAAAGTATACGTCCAGCATCGGATGCTTGAACGAAGCAAAGAGCTGTTCGGCTGGCTCGAGGAAGGCGCCGTCGTCTACATTTGCGGCGACAAGCAGCACATGGCGCGCGACGTCCACCAGACGCTCATTGATATTATTGAAAAAGAAGGCGGAATGAGCCGCGAACAAGCAGAAGCTTATTTGACCGAAATGCAAAAGCAAAAACGGTACCAACGCGACGTCTATTAA
- a CDS encoding DUF2935 domain-containing protein — MQFYYGPHMPLRILDEIEFWKHQEEEHTVVIRELVSGLEASYVDALKKWEEALSVTHQQAVRYIESVIRAGYYVPEQLHQQVLHFVSFCLQQSLQFIELCRQVKRKSAVVAQNPTAKVVLDHIIRESEYFIGIAQLLLYGTQAAPVAPRANSAATPSDEKES, encoded by the coding sequence GTGCAATTTTATTACGGCCCACATATGCCGTTGCGCATTTTGGATGAGATTGAATTTTGGAAGCACCAAGAAGAGGAGCATACGGTAGTGATTCGCGAACTTGTGTCCGGATTGGAAGCATCTTATGTGGATGCGTTGAAGAAGTGGGAAGAGGCCTTGTCTGTTACGCACCAGCAAGCCGTCCGTTATATCGAATCGGTGATCCGGGCCGGTTATTATGTTCCTGAACAACTGCATCAGCAAGTGCTCCATTTCGTTTCATTCTGCCTGCAACAAAGTCTCCAATTCATCGAGTTGTGCCGGCAAGTGAAAAGGAAAAGTGCGGTCGTTGCCCAAAATCCGACGGCGAAAGTTGTGTTAGACCATATCATTCGCGAATCAGAGTATTTTATCGGCATCGCCCAGCTGCTGTTGTACGGAACCCAAGCGGCGCCGGTTGCACCGCGGGCAAATTCGGCAGCGACGCCTAGTGATGAAAAGGAATCATAG
- a CDS encoding metalloregulator ArsR/SmtB family transcription factor: protein MKTEDHLFLEAETVDEVLRLFKALADPTRIKMLYLLSQEECHVGHIAEVLGMSQSAVSHQLALLRALRLVKYRREGKTLVYSCDDDHVISLLKQAIDHAQHR from the coding sequence GTGAAAACAGAAGATCATCTGTTTTTAGAAGCGGAAACGGTGGATGAAGTGTTACGCCTATTTAAAGCACTAGCAGATCCGACCCGAATCAAAATGTTGTATTTGTTGTCGCAGGAAGAATGTCATGTCGGCCATATCGCGGAAGTGCTCGGCATGTCGCAGTCGGCCGTTTCCCACCAGCTGGCGCTGCTTCGGGCGTTGCGGCTCGTCAAATACCGCCGCGAAGGGAAGACATTGGTGTATTCTTGCGATGATGATCATGTGATTTCGTTGTTAAAACAGGCGATTGACCATGCACAACACCGGTGA
- a CDS encoding LysR family transcriptional regulator: MYYDELKTFITLAEVKNFTKTAEILHLSQPSVSLHIKNLEKEFQTKLFIRSPKRLRMTPTGELLYDRAKQMLALYEQTKQDILEHHHSVKGELKIGASFTIGEYILPPFLLDFQQRYPELELGVMIGNTKEIVELVRSYQVDIGLIEGQTNDKELSVHPFMQDELVIVSSNRHELAQKEEVAITDLQNEAWVAREIGSGTREYFNHFIRSNGLKVKSLMIISSNQGIKETLINGNALSLLSRSVVARDIEHGHLSVIRLKHPPFYRMLSYIYSPIMENKQSVRIFLETLQTNWTGANK, from the coding sequence ATGTATTATGACGAATTAAAAACGTTTATTACGTTGGCAGAAGTGAAAAATTTCACAAAAACAGCTGAAATCCTTCATCTCTCCCAGCCGAGTGTTAGTTTACACATCAAAAATTTAGAAAAAGAGTTTCAAACAAAACTGTTCATCCGTTCCCCGAAACGGCTGCGCATGACGCCAACCGGCGAACTTCTGTATGACCGCGCCAAACAAATGCTGGCACTGTACGAACAGACGAAACAAGACATTTTAGAGCATCACCATTCAGTGAAAGGCGAATTAAAAATCGGCGCCAGCTTTACGATTGGGGAGTATATTTTGCCGCCGTTTTTGCTCGACTTCCAACAGCGCTACCCGGAACTCGAACTTGGGGTGATGATCGGCAACACAAAAGAAATCGTCGAACTCGTCCGCTCATACCAAGTGGATATCGGCTTGATCGAAGGACAAACGAACGACAAAGAACTGTCCGTTCACCCATTCATGCAGGACGAACTTGTCATCGTCTCTTCAAACCGCCACGAATTGGCACAAAAAGAGGAAGTGGCGATCACCGATTTGCAAAACGAAGCATGGGTGGCGCGCGAAATCGGTTCAGGCACACGCGAATACTTCAACCACTTCATCCGCTCAAACGGATTAAAGGTAAAATCACTCATGATCATCAGCAGCAACCAAGGCATTAAAGAAACGTTAATCAACGGCAACGCCTTGTCCCTTCTGTCACGCAGCGTCGTCGCCCGCGACATCGAGCACGGTCACCTGTCCGTCATCCGCCTAAAGCACCCGCCGTTTTACCGGATGCTTTCTTATATTTATTCGCCGATTATGGAAAACAAACAAAGCGTCCGCATTTTCCTTGAAACGTTGCAAACCAACTGGACGGGCGCCAACAAATAA